A single region of the Vicia villosa cultivar HV-30 ecotype Madison, WI linkage group LG4, Vvil1.0, whole genome shotgun sequence genome encodes:
- the LOC131600592 gene encoding embryonic abundant protein VF30.1-like: protein MEFARITVLALFCLAFVEIGAIPFGEDYWKYVWPNTPLPNTFSDLLIPNGKTNNLPIRAEELNQYSTLFFQHDLYPGNKIILGNTHSVAKMVGPFTEPIQGITDSIWLENKNKQSLDDFCKSPTAKGEHKHCVSSLDSMIDYVISHFGTTKIKAISSTFDVNYDQYVVEEVKKVGDNAVMCHRLNFEKVVFNCHQVRATTAYVVSLVAPDGTKAKALTVCHHDTRGMNPELLFEALKVDPGTFPICHFIGNKAAAWVPNYSVDRRCVI from the exons ATGGAGTTTGCACGCATCACGGTTCTGGCTCTGTTTTGT TTGGCTTTTGTGGAAATTGGTGCGATACCATTTGGAGAAGATTATTGGAAATATGTTTGGCCAAACACTCCTCTACCCAATACTTTTTCAGATCTTTTGATTCCTA ATGGAAAAACTAATAACCTACCTATTAGAGCCGAAGAATTAAACCAATACTCGACACTTTTTTTTCAACATGACCTCTATCCTGGAAACAAAATCATATTGGGTAACACTCACTCAGTTGCAAAGATGGTGGGGCCATTCACTGAGCCAATACAAGGTATCACTGATTCCATATGGctggaaaataaaaataaacaaagtcTTGATGACTTTTGTAAGAGCCCTACTGCTAAAGGAGAACACAAACATTGTGTATCATCTCTAGATTCTATGATTGATTATGTCATTTCACATTTTGGAACAACAAAGATTAAGGCCATTTCAAGTACCTTTGATGTTAATTACGACCAATATGTGGTGGAGGAAGTCAAAAAAGTTGGTGACAATGCAGTGATGTGTCATAGATTGAATTTTGAAAAAGTTGTATTCAATTGTCACCAAGTGCGTGCAACAACGGCTTACGTGGTCTCATTGGTAGCACCCGATGGAACCAAAGCGAAGGCTTTAACTGTTTGTCATCATGATACAAGAGGTATGAATCCTGAGTTGCTTTTTGAAGCTCTCAAAGTTGACCCTGGAACTTTTCCTATTTGCCATTTCATTGGCAATAAGGCTGCTGCTTGGGTACCTAATTATTCTGTTGACCGTCGTTGTGTCATCTAG
- the LOC131600591 gene encoding small ribosomal subunit protein uS17-like, protein MAEQTEKAYLKQPKVFLCSKVSGKGKRPGKGGNRFWKSVGLGFKTPRDAIEGTYIDKKCPFTGNVSIRGRIIAGTCHSAKMNRTIIVRRNYLHFIKKYQRYEKRHSNIPAHVSPCFRVKEGDHVIIGQCRPLSKTVRFNVLKVIPAGSSNLAKKAFTGI, encoded by the exons ATGGCGGAGCAA ACTGAGAAGGCTTATTTGAAGCAACCCAAAGTGTTTCTATG CTCGAAGGTATCTGGGAAGGGGAAGAGGCCTGGTAAGGGTGGGAATCGGTTCTGGAAATCTGTTGGACTTGGATTTAAGACTCCCAGGGATGCCATTGAAG GAACTTATATTGACAAGAAGTGCCCATTCACTGGCAATGTTTCAATCCGTGGTCGTATCATAGCTGGTACCTGTCATAGTGCCAAGATGAATAGGACCATCATTGTTAGGAGAAATTATCTTCATTTCATCAAGAAGTATCAGAG ATACGAGAAGCGTCATTCTAATATCCCTGCACACGTTTCACCTTGTTTCCGAGTGAAGGAAGGAGATCATGTTATTATTGGCCAATGCAG GCCACTTTCAAAAACAGTCAGGTTCAATGTATTGAAAGTTATCCCAGCTGGATCTTCTAATCTTGCAAAGAAGGCTTTTACAGGAATATGA